One window of Sphingomonas sp. KC8 genomic DNA carries:
- a CDS encoding nuclear transport factor 2 family protein: MALTLQEMSDRFEIQDLIVDYCYAVDNRAFDALDAIFTPEAVIDYSEMVGVKGGLPEIKAFLTESLGAVRAFQHAVSTTQYRIDGDTATTRTAVYNPMVLDEDGTERVMVFGLWYHHDYVRTAQGWRISRLYEQPCYSENVPDWVKDLTR; encoded by the coding sequence ATGGCATTGACGCTGCAGGAAATGTCCGATCGGTTCGAAATCCAGGACCTGATTGTCGACTATTGCTACGCGGTGGACAATCGCGCCTTCGACGCACTGGATGCGATCTTCACCCCCGAGGCCGTGATCGATTATTCGGAGATGGTCGGGGTCAAGGGCGGGCTGCCGGAGATCAAGGCCTTCCTCACCGAGAGCCTTGGGGCAGTGCGGGCGTTCCAGCACGCCGTCTCGACGACGCAATACCGGATCGACGGCGACACGGCGACCACGCGGACTGCGGTCTACAATCCTATGGTGCTGGACGAGGACGGAACCGAACGCGTGATGGTGTTCGGCCTCTGGTATCATCATGATTATGTCCGTACCGCGCAGGGCTGGCGCATCTCACGGCTCTACGAACAGCCCTGCTATTCGGAGAATGTGCCCGACTGGGTGAAGGACCTGACCCGCTGA
- a CDS encoding ecdysteroid 22-kinase family protein, producing the protein MTGEGITPDYLNRLFSWTGQPARVAAVRLAAAKTYGDEMVSTAGRAIVEVDYLPRAPENLPRRIVVKLARGVDDIMGPFYRNEVAFYGRLRRELTIEAPAALAAHYNPVSHRLGLVLEDLTARGATFPNVLQPISIAQLRGLLDTLAILHARYWNSPRFSSDLAWVETHLEGGVADLMNNLAPAYIQHEIDSQRFKSELVGMLGTTGDQLLAGVQAVQRHQANLSQTLLHGDTHLGNTYLLPGDRGGLLDWQLMVRGHPMHDVSYLITTALPIAERRRHERALLEHYLDRLAAAGVSSPPSFEDMFREFRRALVWGVYIGWLTTPIVNYGWEINVINHLRLTTAYVDHDTAGLVDEVR; encoded by the coding sequence GTGACCGGCGAGGGAATCACGCCGGATTATCTCAACAGGCTCTTCAGCTGGACGGGCCAGCCCGCGCGCGTCGCCGCCGTCCGGCTTGCCGCTGCCAAGACCTATGGCGACGAGATGGTATCGACGGCGGGGCGGGCGATAGTCGAAGTCGACTATCTGCCCCGCGCGCCGGAAAATCTGCCGCGTCGGATCGTCGTCAAGCTCGCGCGTGGCGTCGACGACATCATGGGCCCCTTCTACCGGAATGAAGTTGCATTCTACGGCCGGTTGCGGCGGGAACTGACCATCGAGGCCCCCGCAGCCCTCGCTGCTCATTATAATCCGGTCAGCCATCGTCTCGGGCTGGTGCTGGAAGATCTGACGGCGCGCGGCGCAACATTTCCAAATGTTCTGCAACCGATCTCGATTGCGCAATTGCGCGGACTGCTGGACACGCTTGCAATCCTCCACGCCCGCTATTGGAACAGCCCGCGCTTTTCATCGGATCTCGCATGGGTGGAAACTCATCTCGAGGGCGGTGTCGCCGACCTGATGAACAATCTCGCGCCAGCCTATATCCAGCACGAAATCGACAGCCAGCGCTTCAAGTCGGAACTGGTCGGCATGCTCGGCACGACGGGCGATCAACTGCTCGCGGGCGTGCAGGCCGTGCAGCGGCACCAGGCAAACCTGTCGCAGACGTTGCTCCATGGCGACACGCATCTCGGCAATACCTATCTGCTTCCAGGCGACCGGGGTGGCTTGCTCGACTGGCAGTTGATGGTCCGCGGCCATCCCATGCACGACGTGAGCTATCTGATCACGACCGCGCTCCCGATCGCCGAAAGGCGTCGGCATGAGCGCGCCTTGCTGGAACATTATCTCGACAGGCTCGCGGCGGCGGGCGTGAGCAGCCCGCCTTCCTTCGAGGACATGTTCCGCGAATTCCGCCGTGCCCTGGTGTGGGGCGTCTATATCGGCTGGCTGACCACGCCGATCGTCAATTACGGCTGGGAAATCAACGTGATCAATCATCTGCGCCTGACCACGGCCTATGTCGATCACGACACTGCAGGACTGGTGGACGAAGTGCGCTGA